In Dehalococcoidia bacterium, the sequence GAGGTAAACCAGTTGCATTAGTCCAAATTCTTGAATCAGAAATCAAAGAACAGGTAGGAAATAAAATCCTAGTTAGAGAAAATGGTGATCAAACAGGAATTTTATTTAATAAAGACTTAGATAAAAAAATTGTGATGGAAGCCAGAAAATTAATGGCATTAGGTAAAAATAAAACAATTCAGTACGAAAATTGTAGAATATATATCGAAGCTTTTACTACCCCTCCTAAACTTGTAATTGCTGGTGGAGGCCATATCTCAAAAGCTCTCGGAGATTTAGCTAAACCACTTGGTTTTGAACTTAATATTTTTGATGATCGAGAGGAATTTGCAAATGAAGAAAGATTCCCTCAAGCTGATGAAGTAAAAGTTGCTTCCTATAATGATGGATTTGATAAATTTCAAATAAATGCAAATACATTTATAGTCATTGCAACAAGAGGTCATCAACATGATGATTCAGCAACAAAAGGAGCTCTGGCAACTAATGCTTCATATGTAGGCCTACTAGGATCCAAAAGAAAAACAATATTAATTATTGAAAAATTATTGTCCCAAGGAATTGATGATGACTCTTTCAGTAAGCTAAGGGCACCTGTAGGATTAGGCATAGGTGCAAGGACACCAGAAGAGATAGCTATCTCAATAATGGCTGAAATTTTATCCTTTAGATTGGGTGGAGATAATAATTCTATGATGCTTGATAAAAAATTTATTGATAAGATTAAGGCTAAAATCTCAAAGTCTCAAAAAATAAATTACTAAAAAATGAAATCCGATATTGCAGCCTTGATTCTTGCTGCAGGCAAATCAACAAGAATGGGCACAACTAAATCTCTACTTATGTGGCACGGAGACTTCTTAGTAAATTATCAAATTAATTCACTGATAAAGTCTGGATGTAAAGAAATTTATTTAGTTATTGGTCATAATGGAGAAAGAATTCGATCTAAGGTTTCGAATTCTAAAGTTAAAATAATAAATAATCCAGATTATGATTCGGGGAAATCTTCATCAATTATAAAAGGTATTAAGTCCTTAGATATAGGTATAGAAAATCTAATTATAGTTGGAGTAGATCAACCTAGACCAATTTGGTTCTATAAAAAAATAATTAAGTTTCATAATAAATATTCATCAGTTATTTCTTCACCTATAAATAATAAAAAAAGAGGGCATCCCTTAATTTTCAGAAAAAGTTTTTTTAATGAAATCTTAAAAATTTCAAATTATAAAAATGGCTTAAAAGACTTATTTAGAAGAAATGATGATTTAGTAAAAACTTTTGAAATAAATTCTGAGTGGACTCACCTTGATCTCAATGATAAAGAGTCATTTGAAAGAAGCCTTAAATTAAATCTTGAAGATGAATAATAAATTAGAAAAATATGGGGATGAATTAATAAATGAAACCTTAGTTTTCATTAAAGAAAATATAAATTGGAAAATTACTGAGCATGACTTATTACAATTCATAAACGGTAAAATTCAAATGAATAATTATGATCTGAATATAAAAAATAATGTTTCATTTGAAGAAAACACTAGAAATAAAAACTATGTTCCAAATCCAGAAAATTCAAAAATAATTAGAAAAAAAGGAAAGATTAAACTTGAATTATATTTATCAGAAAAAGAAACAAAAAGTGTTCACATAATTAAAGAAATAATGATAGAAAATTTATAATTATAAAGGAGTTAAAAATGAGTAGTTCTATTTTAAAGGATAAAGTTGCGATTGTTACAGGTGGTAATGGAGGGATTGGTTTAGGTATTTCAGAAGGATTTGCTGAAGAAGGTGCAAAAGTTATTATTGCTGCAAGAAATGAAGAAAAAAATAAAGCAGCAATTGAAAAAATAAAAAAAATAAGTCAAAACAGCGAAACTTTTAATTTAGATGTGAATGACCAAAATTCTATAAATAAACTCATGCAATTTACAATAGAAAAGTTTGGGAAAATAGATGTACTGGTAAACAATGCTGGTATAAGTAGAAGAAGTGATGAGCCTCATCTATTACCTAAAAATGATTGGGACGATGTTATTGATACCAACTTAAATTCAATTCATCATATGACTTCTGCTGTTTTCCCACACTTAAAGAAAAATAAATCAGGAAAAATCATAAATATAGGTTCAATGATGTCTATTTTTGGGAATGCAAATTCTGCAGCTTATGCAGCAAGTAAAGGTGGAGTAGTGCAATATACAAAAAGCTGTGCAATTGCTTGGGCTAAATATAATATTCAAATCAACACTATACTTCCTGGTTGGATCGTGACAGATATGACAAATGAATTCAAAAAAGTAAATCCAAAAAGATACGCTACGATTGCAGGGAGAACGCCAGCCGAAAGATGGGGATTACCTGAAGATATGGCAGGAACTGCTATTTTTCTTTCAAGTAAATTTTCAGATTTTGTAAATGGAGTATCTATTCCTGTAGATGGTGGTTATAGTGTAATGTAAGAAGTATTAAAAAAAATGATTTAATGGGCCATTCCCCTTGCCTATTTTATATGCTTTATTAATAGCTTTAGTAACATATTCTTTTGATAATTTTACTGAATCTTTTAGATCTTCTCCCCTAGCAAGAAATGCTGTTATTGCTGCTGAAAAAGTACAACCAGTTCCATGAGTTGAAGTTGTATCTATTCTTTTTACACTGAATGATTCAAATTTATTTCCATCATAAAATACATCTTCAGACACATCTGATTTAAAAAAATGTCCTCCCTTGATAACTACAGATTTTGGGCCATAATTTTTTAAGATTTTACACGCTTTATAAATATCTTCTTTAGTTTTTATTTTCATTTCAGTCAACTCTTCAGCTTCTGATAAATTTGGAGTGATAATAGTAGCTAATGGAAATAGTTTTTGCTTTAATGCTTTTATAGCCTTTAAGGAAATCAGGACATCCCCTGATGTAGCAACTATTACCGGATCAATAACTAATCGAAGATTAGACGATTCACCTAACAAATTTGCAATATCAATTACTGTAGACTCTTCAGGAAGCATCCCTGTCTTAACTGCATCAAATCCTATATCTTTTATGATTGAATTTATTTGATTCTTCAAAACAGTGTTAGGAATTATATGAATGTCACTGACGCCTACAGTATTTTGAGCTGTTACAGAAGTAACTGCAGAAACTCCATAACAATCTAATGATCCAAAGGTTTTTAGGTCAGCTTGAATACCTGCTCCACCTCCAGAATCAGAACCTGCAATGGTCATACAAATAGGAAGTGGTTTTGCATCTGGTTTCATAGTTTTACTTTTCTTAAGATTAAGTTATAAATATTTATAGTAAATATTCTAACAGAGGTTATAAATGTCTTGGATTTTCAAAAATGTTATACCAAATATTGGGACTATTACTGAAGGGCCTTGCTGGAACGGTAAAGAACTTCTTTTCTCAAATATTTCTCACAATAGAGTTCTTTCATACAATCCAAGTAACAACAAAGTTTATGAATTTATATCTGATACTGGAGGAGCAAATGGACTAAATTATAATAAAGATCAAGAGCTATTTGCATGTGAAGGATCAAGAAGAAATATTTCAAAATATAATATAGACGGTTCAAAAGAAATAATTGCTGATTCATTAGATGGTAAAAAACTAAATGCCCCAAATGATTTAGCTATAAATAGCAAAGGGTCCATTTACTTTTCAGATAGGGTTGAGGACATAAATCCAGAGATGGGAATAGGTTTTTCTGCAATAATTTCCGCAGATAAAAATTCGGATGGAACTTACACAACTAATAGAAGGACTTTTGATACTTCCATGCCGAATGGTTTATTATTCAATGAAGAGCAAAATATTTTATATGTAGCTCAATCAGATTATAGAGCAGACAGAGAAAGAGAACTAAGGTCATATTCAGTTGAATCTGATGGATCTCTAAGCAATATGAAAGTTTTACATGACTTTGGTCCTCACAGAGGAATAGATGGCATGACTTTAGCTTCTTCTAATAGCAATGAAAATTATATTGTCGCTGCTACTGGATGGGAGTTATCTGGACCAAGTGGGAGCATAGTTGTATTTGACCAAGATGGTAAAATTGTCGAACGCCATTTAGCTCCTTGCGAAAGGCCGACAAATTGCACATTTATAAATAATAAAATATATGTCACAAGTATCGAAGGGCATCTTTTAGAAGCAGAAACAGAATTATCTGGAATTTTACTTTGGCCTTAAAATAAATATTAATTTGAAAAGTTGGTATAAACTAAATCCTCAATATTAAGAGATTTATCCAAAAATTTATTTTCATTCATCCAATTATACGTATCATACCATTTACTTAAATCTTGATATCCAAAATTAACACCTTCAGATTGCCACATTGGTATTAATAACTTAATTCCTGCTCTCTCAACCTCTTCTTCAACAATTTCTTTTCCAGCTATGTTGATTAAGCTATCAATTGATTTTTCAGGATTTAATATAGAGAATTCGTAACCTTTTTTAATTGAACTTACGACTTTTTTCAATTCAGGATTTTTTTCCTTTAAAAATGTTGAATTAGTAATTAACAGTAGTTCATAATAATCTGGGACACCCCATTCTTCTAATCTCATAATTTCTATATCGTAACCTTGAAGCTCCATAACTATTGATTCATGGGTCCAATAAGCTCCTATTATTGCATCAACTGAACCTGATACTAAGGCCTTAACTAGTTCAAATCCGACATCAATCGTATCAACATCTTCAATATTTAAGCCTTCGTTATTTAGTACAGTTTCCAACATTGCTTTATTTGATGGAATTCCAGGATAACCAATTGTTTTACCTTTTAAGTCACTAGGAGTTTGTATATTTTTTTCTTTGAGAGTCATAATAGAATTTAATGGATGCTGGGAAATACTTAAAACTGAAATCACATCTAGCCCCGCAGACTGAGCTTGTAAAATATCTGGATGATATGATAGTCCAAGATCGTCACGACCACTTGCAACTGATGATATTATTGCAGTAGGATCAGAAGGAGTATAAACTTCTAAATTTATATTTTCTTTTTCGAAAAATCCTTCATCAATAGCTGAATATATTCCTGAGTGATTAGAATTTGGATACCAATCTAATGCTATGGAAACAGATTTGTCATTTTGACAACTTATAAAAGATATTCCTAAAATTATTCCTAGTAATATTTTTTTCATTAATAAACTCCCTTGATTAATTTTTTTTCTATTATTTTTACTGATAAAAAAAGAACTGATGCAAATAATGATAATAAAAAGATTGAAGCAAAA encodes:
- a CDS encoding XdhC family protein — translated: MKDVFDAAIEEIKNKRKFVISTVTRTQGSTPQKPGAKLLVREDGSGVGTLGGGCVEGDIWFASSEKIKREENAEVRPYELNEDLAAQDGLVCGGTMHFLIDPIEDKLEFEFFLDEIDKAFNGGKPVALVQILESEIKEQVGNKILVRENGDQTGILFNKDLDKKIVMEARKLMALGKNKTIQYENCRIYIEAFTTPPKLVIAGGGHISKALGDLAKPLGFELNIFDDREEFANEERFPQADEVKVASYNDGFDKFQINANTFIVIATRGHQHDDSATKGALATNASYVGLLGSKRKTILIIEKLLSQGIDDDSFSKLRAPVGLGIGARTPEEIAISIMAEILSFRLGGDNNSMMLDKKFIDKIKAKISKSQKINY
- a CDS encoding glucose 1-dehydrogenase, which translates into the protein MSSSILKDKVAIVTGGNGGIGLGISEGFAEEGAKVIIAARNEEKNKAAIEKIKKISQNSETFNLDVNDQNSINKLMQFTIEKFGKIDVLVNNAGISRRSDEPHLLPKNDWDDVIDTNLNSIHHMTSAVFPHLKKNKSGKIINIGSMMSIFGNANSAAYAASKGGVVQYTKSCAIAWAKYNIQINTILPGWIVTDMTNEFKKVNPKRYATIAGRTPAERWGLPEDMAGTAIFLSSKFSDFVNGVSIPVDGGYSVM
- a CDS encoding ABC transporter substrate-binding protein, which translates into the protein MKKILLGIILGISFISCQNDKSVSIALDWYPNSNHSGIYSAIDEGFFEKENINLEVYTPSDPTAIISSVASGRDDLGLSYHPDILQAQSAGLDVISVLSISQHPLNSIMTLKEKNIQTPSDLKGKTIGYPGIPSNKAMLETVLNNEGLNIEDVDTIDVGFELVKALVSGSVDAIIGAYWTHESIVMELQGYDIEIMRLEEWGVPDYYELLLITNSTFLKEKNPELKKVVSSIKKGYEFSILNPEKSIDSLINIAGKEIVEEEVERAGIKLLIPMWQSEGVNFGYQDLSKWYDTYNWMNENKFLDKSLNIEDLVYTNFSN
- a CDS encoding nucleotidyltransferase family protein; protein product: MKSDIAALILAAGKSTRMGTTKSLLMWHGDFLVNYQINSLIKSGCKEIYLVIGHNGERIRSKVSNSKVKIINNPDYDSGKSSSIIKGIKSLDIGIENLIIVGVDQPRPIWFYKKIIKFHNKYSSVISSPINNKKRGHPLIFRKSFFNEILKISNYKNGLKDLFRRNDDLVKTFEINSEWTHLDLNDKESFERSLKLNLEDE
- a CDS encoding SMP-30/gluconolactonase/LRE family protein, giving the protein MSWIFKNVIPNIGTITEGPCWNGKELLFSNISHNRVLSYNPSNNKVYEFISDTGGANGLNYNKDQELFACEGSRRNISKYNIDGSKEIIADSLDGKKLNAPNDLAINSKGSIYFSDRVEDINPEMGIGFSAIISADKNSDGTYTTNRRTFDTSMPNGLLFNEEQNILYVAQSDYRADRERELRSYSVESDGSLSNMKVLHDFGPHRGIDGMTLASSNSNENYIVAATGWELSGPSGSIVVFDQDGKIVERHLAPCERPTNCTFINNKIYVTSIEGHLLEAETELSGILLWP
- the thiD gene encoding bifunctional hydroxymethylpyrimidine kinase/phosphomethylpyrimidine kinase, producing MKPDAKPLPICMTIAGSDSGGGAGIQADLKTFGSLDCYGVSAVTSVTAQNTVGVSDIHIIPNTVLKNQINSIIKDIGFDAVKTGMLPEESTVIDIANLLGESSNLRLVIDPVIVATSGDVLISLKAIKALKQKLFPLATIITPNLSEAEELTEMKIKTKEDIYKACKILKNYGPKSVVIKGGHFFKSDVSEDVFYDGNKFESFSVKRIDTTSTHGTGCTFSAAITAFLARGEDLKDSVKLSKEYVTKAINKAYKIGKGNGPLNHFF